One stretch of Chryseobacterium sp. LJ668 DNA includes these proteins:
- a CDS encoding ATP-dependent Clp protease ATP-binding subunit: MGVLVTNETVKQLFHIAQSIARENYNATYSGPHILQALMHKDIGLNEFLKNIDKDPGYFYEWADVRIEDYPKTSHLPSEVGEGEFVDQILEEADDIRLKLGLDEITPICILTAIVKPQVAFTLQQLKSLPLREHEIFNLYRKDTPYASSENSEISSLFSNGSDYSDNSFPSIKSYCVDRTAQAKQGTLENIIGRDKELRMLVEILCRRTKPNVIIIGEPGVGKTALVEGFATEIIKGNVPEMLKNATLLELDTGALLAGTSYKGEIEDRLKKVINECKKIEKAILFIDEIHALLDPKGSIGNIGNILKPELARGEITVIGATTQEEYRKIIEPEQAFNRRFEVLTVNEPDEQTCVKMIDVLLDGYKKHHAIEVDKAALPECVRLAKRYAKGKKLPDAAIDLLDRTMAAIKMLDELSEKELQDWKENYENILKEEFFDEKDKADELIWNYNLLRDKISPILWGSLNEQPQIDNSMPVEHLQKVIEDTFAELIQHASVKREKVGKLELAAVMAAKTSIPIGKIQAQEKEKLLNMESLLLNRVVGQDHALKVLSDAIVENRSGLNKPGQPIGSFFLLGPTGTGKTELAKSMAELLFNDEKAMVRFDMSEFKEEHSAALLYGAPPGYVGYEEGGMLVNKIRQQPYTVVLFDEIEKAHHSVFDVFLQIMDEGKVHDKLGKEGDFSNALILFTSNIGSEEIVKQFEEGKVPESSSLMQIMSGSGRFRPEFLARITEIIPFAPITESIAERIFNIQLKSLHKSLHRLGMTLSITDEAVKNLALGGFSSKYGARQISGVIRSQLARPISKMIVREEVKSGQTLTVDWNQAEEKIDWKVN, from the coding sequence ATGGGAGTACTAGTCACCAACGAAACCGTTAAACAGCTTTTTCACATTGCGCAGTCAATTGCAAGAGAAAATTACAACGCGACTTACAGCGGACCACATATTCTTCAGGCATTGATGCACAAAGATATCGGGCTCAATGAATTCTTAAAAAACATCGACAAAGATCCCGGATATTTCTACGAATGGGCAGATGTAAGAATAGAAGATTATCCCAAAACATCTCATCTTCCAAGTGAAGTTGGTGAGGGAGAATTTGTAGATCAGATTCTTGAAGAAGCCGATGATATCAGATTAAAATTAGGTTTAGACGAAATTACTCCTATCTGCATTTTAACGGCAATCGTAAAACCGCAGGTTGCTTTTACTTTACAACAACTAAAATCTCTGCCGCTCCGAGAACACGAAATTTTCAATTTATACAGAAAAGATACTCCTTATGCTTCATCAGAAAATAGTGAAATTTCTTCATTGTTTTCAAATGGCTCAGACTATTCAGACAATTCTTTTCCTTCCATCAAAAGTTACTGTGTAGACAGAACAGCTCAGGCGAAGCAAGGAACTTTAGAAAATATTATCGGACGAGACAAAGAACTGAGAATGCTTGTTGAAATTCTTTGCCGGAGAACCAAACCAAATGTGATCATCATTGGTGAGCCAGGTGTCGGTAAAACCGCTTTGGTAGAAGGTTTCGCTACCGAAATTATCAAAGGAAATGTTCCTGAAATGCTGAAAAATGCCACACTTTTAGAACTGGACACGGGAGCATTATTAGCCGGAACTTCCTACAAAGGTGAAATTGAAGACCGCTTGAAAAAAGTCATCAATGAATGCAAAAAAATTGAAAAAGCCATTCTTTTTATTGATGAAATTCATGCGCTTTTAGATCCTAAAGGGAGCATAGGAAATATCGGAAATATCCTGAAACCTGAATTGGCAAGAGGCGAAATTACCGTCATCGGAGCCACCACACAGGAAGAATACCGGAAAATAATCGAGCCCGAACAGGCCTTTAACCGGCGTTTTGAAGTTCTTACCGTTAATGAACCCGATGAACAGACCTGTGTGAAAATGATTGATGTTCTTTTAGACGGTTATAAAAAGCATCACGCAATAGAAGTTGACAAAGCCGCTTTACCAGAATGTGTACGCTTGGCAAAAAGATATGCAAAAGGTAAAAAATTGCCCGATGCTGCGATCGATTTGCTTGATCGGACGATGGCGGCCATCAAAATGCTTGATGAACTTTCTGAAAAAGAACTCCAAGACTGGAAAGAAAACTACGAAAACATTCTGAAGGAAGAGTTTTTTGACGAAAAAGACAAAGCTGATGAACTGATCTGGAATTATAATTTATTAAGAGACAAAATCAGCCCGATCTTGTGGGGTTCGCTGAATGAGCAGCCACAAATCGACAATTCGATGCCTGTAGAGCATCTACAGAAAGTTATTGAAGATACTTTTGCAGAATTGATACAACATGCCTCAGTAAAAAGAGAAAAAGTAGGAAAGCTTGAACTGGCAGCAGTAATGGCCGCAAAAACCAGTATTCCCATCGGTAAAATTCAGGCGCAGGAAAAAGAGAAGCTCCTCAACATGGAATCTCTCTTACTGAATAGAGTAGTGGGTCAGGATCATGCGTTAAAAGTGCTTTCTGATGCTATCGTTGAAAATCGAAGCGGATTAAACAAACCCGGACAACCTATCGGATCATTTTTCCTTTTGGGACCGACGGGAACCGGGAAAACAGAGCTGGCAAAATCAATGGCGGAGTTGCTTTTCAATGACGAAAAAGCGATGGTGCGTTTTGATATGTCTGAATTTAAAGAAGAACATTCTGCAGCATTATTATATGGCGCTCCTCCAGGATATGTAGGGTACGAAGAGGGTGGAATGCTGGTTAATAAAATCCGTCAGCAGCCTTATACCGTAGTTCTATTTGATGAAATTGAGAAAGCCCATCACTCAGTTTTTGATGTGTTTTTACAGATCATGGACGAAGGAAAAGTACATGATAAATTAGGAAAGGAAGGTGATTTCAGTAATGCTTTGATTTTATTTACCTCAAATATCGGAAGCGAAGAAATTGTAAAACAGTTTGAGGAAGGAAAAGTCCCGGAGTCGTCTTCTCTGATGCAGATCATGTCGGGTTCAGGAAGATTCAGGCCGGAATTTTTAGCAAGAATTACAGAAATTATTCCTTTTGCTCCGATTACAGAATCTATTGCAGAAAGAATTTTTAATATTCAGCTAAAATCACTCCATAAATCACTTCACCGATTGGGAATGACGCTTTCTATCACTGATGAAGCTGTAAAAAACTTAGCTTTGGGTGGTTTCAGCAGTAAATACGGTGCAAGACAGATTTCCGGAGTCATCCGATCTCAGCTGGCAAGACCGATTTCAAAAATGATCGTAAGAGAAGAAGTAAAATCCGGACAGACACTTACTGTAGACTGGAATCAGGCTGAAGAAAAAATTGACTGGAAAGTCAATTAA
- a CDS encoding lytic transglycosylase domain-containing protein, which yields MKTYFGKIIFTTVFFISVHLSYAQYLSASDTSESSVRKYKNIINSNKEIVEFIEFTLAKKGLPKHLRNLALIESHFDRKITSNAGAVGVWQFMTAHANQYGLTEDRRSDLYRSTQVAAVSLANLYKKYNNWVTVVAAYNCGEGNIAKAMQTANSSQYHVFSKYLPAETINHVKKYLNACYATGELVSVLTNYNSSRMNKVFDARSGTKEGSSLSETEINAGFSLRIIAEELKIDVNEILAWNPGIEEELQNKGESMMYLPTDLMPDFLLRKNKILSRSVKEGVKPVSN from the coding sequence ATGAAAACTTATTTCGGTAAAATAATTTTTACAACCGTTTTTTTTATTTCCGTTCATCTGTCTTATGCTCAATATCTTTCGGCATCTGATACTTCAGAGAGCAGTGTAAGAAAATACAAAAATATCATCAATTCAAATAAAGAAATTGTTGAATTCATAGAATTTACTCTCGCTAAAAAAGGACTTCCTAAACATCTGAGAAATTTAGCGCTGATTGAATCTCATTTTGACAGAAAAATTACATCCAATGCCGGTGCAGTAGGGGTTTGGCAATTTATGACGGCGCATGCCAATCAATATGGTCTTACCGAAGACAGGCGTTCAGATTTGTACAGGAGTACGCAAGTAGCTGCTGTTTCGTTAGCTAATCTTTATAAAAAGTATAATAACTGGGTAACCGTCGTTGCGGCTTATAATTGTGGAGAAGGAAATATCGCCAAAGCAATGCAGACTGCCAATTCATCGCAGTATCATGTCTTTTCTAAATATTTGCCGGCAGAGACTATCAATCATGTTAAAAAATATCTGAATGCATGTTATGCAACAGGAGAACTCGTAAGTGTTTTGACAAATTACAATTCTTCAAGAATGAATAAGGTTTTTGATGCAAGATCAGGAACTAAAGAAGGATCTTCACTTTCTGAAACTGAAATTAATGCAGGGTTTAGCCTGAGAATTATTGCTGAAGAACTGAAAATTGATGTTAATGAAATTCTTGCCTGGAACCCCGGGATTGAGGAAGAACTTCAAAACAAAGGAGAAAGTATGATGTATCTTCCCACAGACTTAATGCCTGATTTTTTACTGAGAAAAAATAAAATTCTATCCAGATCTGTTAAAGAAGGTGTGAAGCCTGTTTCAAATTAA
- a CDS encoding L,D-transpeptidase encodes MKQSLFYTLLFFLLLSSCKKDNEKINDQQGTSSGTLSNDKKSDSVATKTEIKESVPPAMQENGFYNAFAIPKDKKMRDSLYAVFSKKYTERERYAILALNRLDSKNKWNSDTLVVPAKIDTTLMAYSPFPLQLDVLSDVKKFIVFSYPIQAYAVYSNGALVKWGPTSMGKKAAQTTRGLMFANWKKKLAISTVKSEWKLPYNFNIHNTHGIGWHQYDLPGYPASHSCLRLLMSDAIWLYNYADTWILNPGGATKKANGTPVLVFGDYPWGKRKPWRNLLNDPNSNNISVEEMTNMIKPHIEKMINEQTNREKVADSIKAAKALEITAVPTEPEVSN; translated from the coding sequence TTGAAACAATCACTTTTTTACACCTTATTATTTTTTTTACTGCTTTCTTCATGTAAAAAAGACAACGAAAAGATAAACGATCAACAAGGCACATCTTCAGGAACATTATCCAATGACAAGAAGTCAGATTCTGTAGCAACAAAGACTGAAATCAAAGAATCTGTGCCTCCGGCAATGCAGGAAAACGGTTTTTACAATGCTTTTGCCATTCCCAAAGATAAAAAGATGAGAGATTCTCTTTATGCGGTTTTCAGTAAAAAATATACCGAAAGGGAACGTTATGCCATCTTGGCTCTCAACCGACTAGATTCAAAAAATAAATGGAATTCTGATACACTAGTGGTTCCTGCAAAGATAGATACAACTTTGATGGCTTATTCACCTTTCCCTCTGCAGCTTGATGTATTAAGCGATGTGAAAAAGTTTATCGTATTTTCATATCCAATCCAGGCATACGCGGTTTATTCTAATGGTGCTCTGGTAAAATGGGGCCCTACAAGTATGGGAAAAAAAGCTGCTCAGACAACAAGAGGCTTGATGTTTGCCAACTGGAAAAAGAAACTGGCCATCTCCACTGTCAAAAGCGAATGGAAGTTACCATACAATTTTAATATTCATAATACACACGGTATTGGATGGCATCAGTATGATCTTCCGGGTTATCCCGCATCACATTCATGTTTAAGATTGTTAATGAGTGATGCTATCTGGCTGTATAATTACGCAGATACCTGGATTTTAAATCCGGGAGGAGCAACTAAAAAAGCAAATGGTACACCCGTACTTGTTTTTGGAGATTACCCGTGGGGAAAAAGAAAACCATGGAGAAATCTTCTCAATGATCCTAATTCTAATAATATTTCTGTAGAAGAAATGACGAATATGATCAAACCTCACATTGAGAAAATGATAAACGAGCAAACCAACAGAGAAAAAGTAGCTGATTCTATTAAAGCGGCCAAAGCACTCGAAATTACCGCTGTTCCTACAGAACCTGAAGTTTCTAACTAG
- a CDS encoding PDZ domain-containing protein — MKFNLFLLTFLLGIFVHAQNSFEIKDAKKIVIPFKFINNLIFIPININGAELTFMLDTGVAETTIFSLENKEMKLAPLEKMKFSGLGGSASIEGFKSDHNIGKIGNHFINTSFTLFMILDQDFNISSHVGIPVNGIIGYHFFKNHPVVIDYRSKKITVYNDAELFKNKIKKFIELPISVERNKPYIFADVEMTNEKNSSKLLIDLGNSDAIWLFPALIKNFVYNRPNIEDYLGRGFNGDIYGKRSRIHNFYLGDFKFEKPLTAMPDEYSIQHVSLVGERKGSVGGEILRRFTTAFDYPNQKLYLKKNGSYNDPFHFNMSGLDFQQDGMQWEKDVISLESKNKEKSSEGVNIISNTLQYKFVLKPLFSIAGVRKDSPAYKAGLKKGDELITINGRKTSDMTLQKIMEMMKSDEGRIINMVILRKKQELRMSFTLEDPIPYQE, encoded by the coding sequence ATGAAATTTAATTTATTTTTGTTGACATTCCTTTTAGGCATTTTTGTACATGCTCAGAATAGTTTTGAAATAAAAGATGCTAAAAAAATAGTTATTCCGTTTAAGTTTATCAATAATTTAATTTTCATCCCCATCAATATAAATGGTGCCGAACTTACATTTATGCTGGATACGGGAGTGGCTGAAACAACCATTTTCAGTCTTGAAAATAAAGAAATGAAACTTGCACCACTCGAAAAAATGAAATTTTCCGGACTTGGTGGCAGCGCAAGCATCGAAGGTTTCAAATCTGATCATAACATAGGAAAAATCGGTAACCATTTTATCAATACTTCTTTTACTCTTTTCATGATCCTCGACCAGGATTTTAATATTTCCTCTCATGTCGGCATCCCTGTTAACGGAATTATCGGATATCATTTCTTTAAAAATCATCCCGTTGTCATCGATTATCGTTCTAAAAAAATTACAGTATACAATGATGCTGAATTATTTAAAAATAAAATAAAAAAGTTCATCGAACTGCCCATTTCTGTCGAACGGAATAAGCCCTATATTTTTGCAGATGTTGAAATGACCAATGAGAAAAACAGTTCAAAATTACTGATTGATCTTGGAAATAGTGATGCGATCTGGCTTTTTCCCGCTCTGATAAAAAACTTTGTATACAACCGTCCGAATATTGAGGATTATTTAGGCAGAGGATTTAATGGTGATATTTATGGTAAGAGAAGTAGAATTCACAATTTTTATCTGGGTGATTTTAAATTTGAAAAACCACTGACAGCAATGCCGGATGAATATTCTATTCAGCATGTAAGTTTAGTGGGGGAACGAAAGGGCTCCGTAGGAGGTGAAATTTTAAGAAGGTTTACGACAGCTTTTGATTATCCGAACCAAAAATTATATCTCAAGAAAAACGGAAGTTACAACGATCCTTTTCATTTTAATATGAGCGGTTTAGATTTCCAACAAGATGGAATGCAATGGGAAAAAGATGTGATAAGCCTTGAAAGTAAAAACAAAGAAAAATCTTCAGAAGGTGTTAACATAATCAGTAATACTCTACAATATAAATTTGTTTTAAAACCATTATTTTCGATTGCCGGAGTCAGAAAAGATTCACCTGCATATAAGGCAGGTTTAAAAAAAGGCGATGAACTCATAACAATCAACGGAAGAAAAACATCAGACATGACTTTACAAAAAATCATGGAAATGATGAAGTCTGATGAAGGCAGAATAATTAATATGGTAATTCTCAGAAAAAAACAAGAACTTCGCATGAGTTTTACATTAGAAGACCCCATACCCTATCAGGAATAA